In one bacterium genomic region, the following are encoded:
- a CDS encoding DUF2442 domain-containing protein, translated as MHVRFDDGHEGDVDFASTIAIGGIYSPLASREFFGAFRIGRNGRTLEWPAPDGSFDETRVLDFCADALWLEVTDREHPISD; from the coding sequence GTGCATGTTCGTTTTGACGACGGCCACGAGGGCGACGTCGATTTTGCCTCGACAATCGCCATCGGTGGAATTTACAGCCCGCTCGCATCACGCGAATTTTTCGGAGCGTTTCGGATCGGGCGCAACGGCCGGACCCTGGAGTGGCCGGCGCCGGACGGCTCGTTTGACGAGACCCGCGTCCTCGATTTTTGCGCCGACGCCTTATGGCTCGAAGTCACGGACCGCGAGCACCCGATTTCCGATTAA
- a CDS encoding DUF4160 domain-containing protein, whose amino-acid sequence MPTISRFYGMTVFMNARDHNPPHFHVTYGGDEFCFTISPVGVLEGRPPKRVRALIFEWARLHENEIMANWTRLRHGENTNWIEPLE is encoded by the coding sequence GTGCCGACGATTTCTCGATTTTACGGAATGACGGTATTTATGAACGCCCGGGACCACAATCCGCCACATTTTCACGTAACCTACGGTGGCGACGAGTTTTGTTTTACGATTTCGCCGGTCGGTGTGCTCGAGGGACGGCCGCCAAAGCGCGTACGCGCATTAATTTTTGAGTGGGCCCGGCTTCACGAAAACGAAATCATGGCAAACTGGACGCGTTTGCGCCACGGCGAAAATACGAATTGGATTGAACCTTTGGAATAA
- a CDS encoding four helix bundle protein, translated as MSVARAVYALATKLPKEETYGMRSQITGAAVSVPSNIAEGWTRNSKKEKGHFFAIAQASLAETETLLTLCEDFRWFTMAESQDLRGYIDEVSRMLTVMRRKWRVD; from the coding sequence ATGAGCGTGGCGCGCGCGGTCTACGCGCTGGCGACGAAATTGCCGAAAGAGGAAACGTACGGCATGCGTTCGCAGATCACGGGGGCTGCGGTTTCCGTGCCGTCGAATATCGCGGAGGGGTGGACCCGCAACTCGAAAAAAGAAAAGGGGCACTTCTTCGCCATCGCACAGGCTTCGCTCGCGGAGACGGAAACGTTGTTGACGCTTTGCGAAGACTTTCGATGGTTTACGATGGCGGAGTCTCAGGATCTTCGCGGATACATCGACGAGGTCAGTCGAATGCTGACAGTGATGCGCCGCAAGTGGCGCGTGGATTAA